A DNA window from Syntrophaceae bacterium contains the following coding sequences:
- a CDS encoding YraN family protein has protein sequence MRRPSDSKAASLSQKGALGEDLAAAHLKKAGYEILVRNYRCAAGEMDIIARDGDVLVFVEVKTRRSGTFGEPEESVGPAKQRRLTRISLQYLNRQGLQDEKCRFDVVSVKMESSGTRIEIFRDAFDGLW, from the coding sequence ATGAGGCGCCCATCCGATTCGAAAGCGGCGTCTCTTTCACAAAAAGGCGCCCTCGGAGAAGACCTGGCGGCAGCTCATCTGAAAAAAGCCGGATACGAAATTCTCGTGAGAAATTACAGGTGTGCCGCCGGTGAGATGGATATAATTGCCAGGGACGGCGATGTGCTTGTGTTTGTGGAAGTGAAAACCCGGCGTTCCGGGACCTTCGGAGAGCCGGAAGAGTCCGTGGGGCCGGCAAAGCAGCGGAGACTGACAAGAATATCCCTGCAGTACCTGAATCGGCAGGGGCTTCAGGATGAAAAATGCCGCTTCGATGTCGTATCGGTGAAAATGGAGTCGTCGGGGACCCGGATCGAGATTTTTCGGGATGCCTTTGACGGCCTTTGGTAG